DNA sequence from the Perca fluviatilis chromosome 4, GENO_Pfluv_1.0, whole genome shotgun sequence genome:
agcattttcaggattatacttgcatttgtactagaacatgtttacatgtttacacaacacccacacacagttgTGTTACTgctgtttaaaataaaagtgcatTAATATTATAAACAGATGGCTGGTAGATATTGTGGATGTCATCTAGTCTGCATGAATATACCAATTTACTGTAAATTAAAAAGATCAAACTCTATTGATCACAGGACACGGATACATGGATGTGAAAGCAGCTTTTTACTGTTGTAGAAGTGGAGCTAGCTGAACCTGAACCTAAAGACATCAAAAACCATTcacactcaaaaaaaaaaaatcgactaaagaaatcttagccGACTAAGACCACTAGCGGCCTAATGGACTAAGAaggtgcagccctaatttaaaCATAATTAATCCTACTTACAACCTAATCAATTTGcctttatttcaaaataagagcacaCTGTAACTCAAGATAACTACATCCATGATTAACAAATCCATCTTCAAGCTGCTTTCGAATAACCAAAGAAACAGAATATAATTTtaacattatatttatttaattacatcaaatatgaaaaacatcatggttttctgttctcacaattGAAAGAAAATCAAAAGCTCACCTAAACTTTGCCTCATTCTTAGTTGTCTTGGCAATGTATTGATTTATTCAAGTTGCCATAGAAATGTAATGGCTGATTATTTAAGGCGGGTTCTGAATTCACAAACATCCATTGACAACCAGCCTCTTACTCATCAATAGATTACtaaataaatcatttatttttatcaagTTTAGCGGCTGAAGTTGGGGACGCATTTCTTTCTGGGATTTGTCTCACTGTGAGAACACGAGGATTTATTTACCGCTGAGCAGTGATgctagttttgcaccaaatacATTACACATAATGGAGAGAACAGTTTTATAGATGCACGTGGGGGGTTTTTGTGCTCAATACAAAGTTTGTTTAGCGGGACTGCTGCGTCCCAGGATGCTGGGATACTTCTCCGCTCCTCTGCTGTTGGAGGTGGAATGTTTTTAGgagcaaagcatcatgggacgGGATGGAGGGCCGGTGTCAGGCTGAGTACTAACTTGTGTTTGGACCAACATTAATGTACGTGTAGAAACTCAATGGAGTgcatctgataaaaaaaaaaaaagggtcaagccatttttacattttcagagaTTCTCCatctttcaactgtgaaggtttcCTTCCCTTCTGATCAAATTTGGAACGCCTATTTCGGACAAACTGTGCAGCTGAACTCGTTTTAATTCATAATGTCATCATCAAGAAGCCCAAACCAAAACATTGCAAAAATTGCTCAATCGCTGTGGACAATGTTTTGTATGTTCAAATGTCCGGCGTGTGTATTATCGCTTAATTCATCTTTGAAGAGTGGGGTCATCCTTGTAGAGTCAGGGGTCaatgctatgtgtgtgtgtgtgtgtgtgtgtgtgtgtgtcactgctcGTTCTGCTGCGTGTCTGTGATGGTGGAGACGGCACCCTGGCCCTTGCTGACATCACTGATACACGCCCACTGACCGTCCATCGACTCCTTCCACAGCGTCACCTATAACAAGCACACGCATTATTTGATGCGTCCATTGTGAGAAatacatcagaaaaaaaaatattcaggtataacagagcaacaaaaaaaaaaaatcctcctaATTCAGAATCACATTTACATTAGGGGGGGAAAACATGAACAAGGTACAGATCTAGTACACGTGACTGTATTACACTGCATACGCTACCTTGTTGTCTCCTCCTGAAACAGCCAGTATATTTCCAGTGATGGACCAGCTGACGTGCCAAACAACATCACTGAATTTATGGAGCAGTTTGGCCGTCCAGGTGTTGCCCGCTGGGTCGTCACACGTCCAGATGAACACGCGTCCGTCCTGAAGGAAGGTGCAAAGGAAACCAAAAACCTCAAAAAGATGATCCCCACTTACAAACTTGTcccttttcatgaatatttaccaccaccatcaattccaagtattcctcttggcttgaaattttacatttgcatttgcatgaactgggttagacgctccatattcatgcgccatcttgaaatacgttagccggtaagggacatacaggacatactgctccgcctttcacgtcTTCgttgtcacatgataaactcacaggtgctgctaatggctATCGTAGctccccggcaagtttgaagaagtaAACATGGAACTTTGTTCGTCAGCTGCATATAAACGTTTATTTCAAAATGACTACAATTGCTTTATAAAACCGGCAAAGAAGTTTAACGCAGCCCATTGAGATGTTCCGTGGGTTTGATTATCAGCTTCACCTTTAATCATGCACCAAGTTCCTTGAGAAATTACTGAACCGTTATCTCTGGCTCCACCTTGTGgtacagatttaaaaaatcCTCACCATGTTGAACATCTGCCAGAGAAATCGAACCttaatttagtttttctaaaTAACCTGCTGATAATAAGTAGTAGTTTGATTGTTTAGACAGCGATTTCCTAGAGATTATTTTAGGTGCAGTTGAGGACACATACAATGCCTTTAATCCCAATAATTCTCACCTGGGAGCAGCTGGCGATGGTGCTGGTGGGAAGGCCAATAGAAGGAGCCCAGCCGACATCTCTCACCCAATCACTGTGAGCCTCCAGCTTCTGGTCCTCCTTCCACTGACCGTCCTCCTCTCTGGAGGCAAGAAGTGGCAATCAGTGACAGTTGCATAAGACATAAACAGTCAGCTCCTTGGGCCTTTACTTTACAAGACTTTAAGAGTCTGACGATTTAGCATTGCTATCCTCTAACGTTGTGTGACTCAGGATCGAATGTTTAAAACTAAAAAGGATCAAAATTTGCATTGGTTTTCTTCAAAACCTGGCACCTACAtgacccacaatgcaactcggCTGCAGACAAAAGTATTTTTCCAACTTTGTTTTAGCTTCTGTGAAAACTATATTTAAACCCCTAATGCTAATTAAACAGTGTGGGCGATTCTGCTTTACAAACCATGCGATTATTCTCTGCTCCTTATGGGTCTCCATCTCAGGTCACTAGACAACACAGAACAACATGAAACGCCATAGAAAGCCTATTAAACCACAACTTACTTCCAGAGTTTGACCAGGTTGTCACAGCCTCCGGAGACAAAGCGTTTGACGTAGTTCGGTTTCTGACCCGATGGCTGATCAATCAGGCTGCCGGGAACTACAGCAGGAGCCCAACTCACCGCGTTACAGCCAATCTGCAGGAAAAATACCAGGGATTTATTAAACAGACACATCTGAAAATCAGCATGACCGAGTAAACAGTATGATAAGCAGAGTTAGGTAGATACTTAAAACATTCTAGACAGCATGTAATCTGATGGAAACAGAAATATTAGCTCTGCAGTAAAAGAGTCTCAAAAACTCACAGTGTGTGCGTTGCTGATCTTCTTGACGTCCCACTGCTGATCCCCGGTGAATGTGAGAAGGGAAATGGCTCCGTCCGAGCTGCCGCAGGCCAGGATCAGACCAAAGTCGTAGGGACCCCAGCAGACAGAGTTcactgcagagacacagaagtAGATTTACAAACATGACCAAAGTCTCAAGAaacactaggggtggggggaaaaaaatcgatacagcatagtattgcaatattttccgtggcaatactgtatcgatacacagacgccaagtatggatcttttattatatatgtgttggtcagtttgtctgcttgacaatcccattttgcagcaatacaattgaagagaaatgaacaaacagagaaatgtatctttttagataaaacagatgttgacaaagtgtaatattttgaaattgtggaaaaatttgaagttggaaaaaaggtaattaattgcaatatatcgcaaaatattgcaatatgtttaaaatcgcaataatatcgtatcgtgagataagtatcgtgatgatattgtatcgtgaggcctctggtgattcccacccctaagaAACACCCAACGCACTCTGTGGCTGCTACCAAAACACTGCAGTTTGAAATTGATTTTTCTGGAGGCAGAAGTTGGAATAAACAATCAAAAGGATACAATTTTATATATAGAAAACTAGAGACTCCAACACATGGATCATTCACTGATTTTACTGGAGGAGACACAGATACGCAACACACATTGACAAATAGAagggacataaaaaaaacaacttctaCAATGTTATTTCACCTGGAAACACAGTAGAGCTACCGACCTGATGACTCGTGTCCACAGTACTCATACATCTTGTCCCAGGCTCCGTTCTCCTCCTTCCAGATGATGACTTTACGGTCGTAGGAACAGGAAGCCAG
Encoded proteins:
- the sec13 gene encoding protein SEC13 homolog codes for the protein MVSVINTVDTSHEDMIHDAQMDYYGTRLATCSSDRTVKIFDVKNGGQILVADLRGHEGPVWQVAWAHPMFGNILASCSYDRKVIIWKEENGAWDKMYEYCGHESSVNSVCWGPYDFGLILACGSSDGAISLLTFTGDQQWDVKKISNAHTIGCNAVSWAPAVVPGSLIDQPSGQKPNYVKRFVSGGCDNLVKLWKEEDGQWKEDQKLEAHSDWVRDVGWAPSIGLPTSTIASCSQDGRVFIWTCDDPAGNTWTAKLLHKFSDVVWHVSWSITGNILAVSGGDNKVTLWKESMDGQWACISDVSKGQGAVSTITDTQQNEQ